The DNA region CCGCCATCGTCGCGCCGAGCAGCGAGAAGAAGCGGCGGTTGAGATACGGCCGACCCCACTTGCGCGAGCCGGTGTCCATGTAGAACGCATAGAACGCGTCCCAATACGCTTCCGTGATCTCGCGCCCTGTGACGGAGAAAATCTCGACGGCCGCCTGCGCCTCCGCCCGCTCCTTGCGGAGTTGCTTGCGCTTGCGCGACGCGAGTGTCGCCAGGAAATCGTCGAAGCTCCGGTAGCCCTCGTTGCGCCAGTGGAACTGCTGGCCCGTGCGTTGCAGGAACCCGTCGGCGCCGAGCCGTCGCCACTCGCCCTCGGTCAGAAAGGTGATGTGCACCGACGAGGCTTCGATGCGGTCGGCAAACGCCACGGCCGCGTGCGCAAGCAGCCGTTCCGTCTCCGTCTCAAGCAGACCAGGCCGCGCCAGCAGGCGCCGCCCCGGCACCGGCGTGAACGGCACCGCGCTCTGCAGCTTCGGATAATATCGTCCGCCCGCTTGGTGAAGCGCTTCGGCCCAGGCGTGATCGAAGACGTATTCGCCCTGGCTGTTGGTCTTGGCGTAAAGCGGCATCACGCCGAGCACGTCGCCGCCGGGCGCTTCGAGCACCAGATGCTGCGGAACCCAGCCCGTTCCTTTCCCGACCGCACCGGACTTCTCGAGCGCATCGAGAAAAGCATGGCTTAGAAACGGATTGAACGTCGCGGGATCGGGGTTAGCACACGCCTCCCACGCTTGCGCCCCGACAAGATCGATACGCGGCACGACTTTGACGATGGTCTGTTCGGCGTCGCCCAGGTGTCTGCTCCTCGTTACGCCTCCGCCGGCTCCCGCTCGGCGAGCCATTGATCGAGGTCCGCGAGCGCGCGCCGCGACATGAGGCGCTTCTTCTGCTGGCCGCGCTCCTTGCCCTTGAGCCGGCGTCCGTCTGCGCCCGCTGTAGGCGTCTCGTCGAGCGGTGGCAGCAAGCCGTAGTTGATGTTCATGGGCTGGAACGAACCGGCGCCCGATTCAATATGTCCGCCCGTGATGTGCGCGAGCAGCGCACCGAGCGCCGTCGTTGGAGGCGGCGGCCCAACCGGTTCGCCCTTGCACTCCTGAGCCGCGAAGCGCCCCGCAAGCAGCCCGATCGCCGCGCTCTCGACATACCCCTCGACGCCGGTGATCTGGCCCGCGAAGCGCAGCCGCGGCTCGGCCTTGAGGCGCAGTGCGCCGTCCATGAGCTTCGGCGAGTTGAGGAAGGTGTTGCGATGCAGCCCCCCGAGCCGCGCGAACTCGGCGTCCGCGAGCCCCGGGATCATGCGCAGCACCCGCACCTGCTCGGCGTGTTTCATCTTGGTCTGGAAGCCGACCATGTTCCACAACGTGCCGTGCGCATTGTCTTGCCTGAGCTGCACCACGGCATGGGGCCGCCGCCCGGTGCGCGGATCGGTGAGACCGACGGGCTTCATTGGCCCGAAGCGCAGCGTATCGCGCCCGCGCTCGGCCATCACCTCCACAGGCAGGCAGCCATCGAAGTAGGGTGTCGAGGCTTCCCAGTCCTTGAAGCTCGTCTTCTCGGCCGCGATCAGCGCGTCGATGAAGGCCTCATATTCCTCTTTCGACATCGGGCAGTTGAGATAGTCCGCGCCCGTGCCGCCCGGCCCGGCCTTGTCGTAGCGCGATTGGCGCCACGCGATCGACTGGTCGATGCTGTCCAGATGTATGACCGGCGCGATGGCGTCGAAGAACGCGAGCTCGCCTTCGCCGGTGAGTTTCTGCACGGCGTCGCTGAGTGCGGGCGACGTCAGCGGCCCCGTCGCCACGATCACGCTGTCCCACTCGCCGGGAGGAAGCCCGGCAACCTCGCCACGCTCGATGCTGACCAGCGGATGCGTGCCGAGCCGTTCCGTCACCTCGGCCGAGAAGCCGTCGCGATCGACGGCAAGCGCGCCGCCCGCCGGCAGCTTATGCAAGTCTCCGGCCTTGAGGATCAGCGATCCCAGCCGGCGCATCTCGGCGTGCAACAGGCCGACGGCATTCGTTTCCCACTCGTCGGAGCGGAACGAGTTCGAGCACACGAGCTCGGCGAGACCTTCGGTCTTGTGCGCATCCGTCATGCGAGTTGGCCGCATCTCGTGCAGCACGACGGGAACGCCCGCTTCGGCGATCTGCCAAGCGGCCTCCGAGCCGGCGAGGCCCCCGCCGATGACGTGGATGGGTTTTATGGTTGTCATGGGCCGAGCCTATCACAGCCCGCGCCGGGATACGTCAAGCGGCGCCCCTGCGACAGACCGCCCGCTCCGCAAGGCCGGCAGGTCAGTGATAGCCCTCGCCGTGCCGTACCTTGCCGCGGAACGTGTAATAGACGAACACCGTGTAGGCGAGGATGATCGGCAGCAGGATGAGCACGCCGACCAGCATGAAGAGCTGTGAAGACGGATGCGCCGCCGCCTGCCAGACATCGAGCGTCGGCGGCACGATATACGGCAGGTTCGACACCGCGAGCCCGATGAAGCCGAGCAGGAAAAGCGCGATCGTCGCCACGAACGGCGTCGTGTCTTCGCTCTTGTGTAGCCCAGACCAGCAGCGCCACGCGGCATAGGCCGTGAGCAGCGGCACCGGCACCAGCCAGAAGAAGTTCGGCAGCGTGAACCAGCGCTCGAAAATGCGCGGGATCGCGAGCGGCGTCCAAACGCTGACGATAGCCAGCGCCGCCAGCACCACCGGCAGCAGCCACTTGGCGTGTTCTCGCGCCCGAGCCTGCACCTCGCCGTCGGTCTTCATGACGAGCCAGGTCGCGCCGAGCAGCGCGTAGCCCGCAACCACCGCCACGCCGGTCAAGAGGGCGAACGGCGTCAACCAGTCGAACGTGCCCCCCGCGAAGGCGTTGTCGACGACCATGATGCCTTCGAGGATGTGACCGAGAATGATGCCCTGCATGAATGCTGCCGTGATCGAGCCGCCGGCGAACGCCAGATCCCAGATCTGGTGGCGCGGCTTCGCCACCCAGCGGAACTCGAACGCGACGCCGCGGAACACGAGCGCGAGCAGCATGATCAGCACCGGCAGATAGACGCCCGGCATGATGATCGAGTAGGCAAGCGGAAAGGCGACCAGCAGCCCGCCACCGCCGAGCACGAGCCACGTCTCGTTGCCGTCCCAGAACGGTGCCACCGAGTTCATCATCTGGTCGCGATGGGATTCCTCCGGGTTCGCGGGAAACAGGATGCCGATGCCGAGATCGAAACCGTCGAGCACCACATAGAGCGCCACCGCGACGCCGAGCACGACGACCCAGACGAGCGGCAGCCAGTAGGCCAGACCTTCCATGGCTCACCTCGTCCCTTCGATGGCTTCGTGGGCGGCTTCCTCGGCAGCCGAAAGCGGCCGCGACGGCACGCCTTCCGACGGCTTCACGGAGGCGCCTGTTGGTCCTTTCTCGATCAGCCGGTTTATGTAGTAGATACCCATCGAGAACACGATCGAGTAGACGACCACGAACAGGATCAGCGTCGTCAGCACGGCGTTGGCCGACACGGGCGAGGCCGCGTCCGCCGTGCGCAGGATGCCGTGCGCGAGCCACGGCTGCCGGCCCGTCTCCGTCACCCACCACCCGGCGAGGATGGCGATGAAGCCCGCCGGCCACGAGAACGCGAGCGGCGTGAGGAACCAGCGCGAGCTGAAAAGC from Hyphomicrobium sp. CS1GBMeth3 includes:
- a CDS encoding GNAT family N-acetyltransferase; its protein translation is MARRAGAGGGVTRSRHLGDAEQTIVKVVPRIDLVGAQAWEACANPDPATFNPFLSHAFLDALEKSGAVGKGTGWVPQHLVLEAPGGDVLGVMPLYAKTNSQGEYVFDHAWAEALHQAGGRYYPKLQSAVPFTPVPGRRLLARPGLLETETERLLAHAAVAFADRIEASSVHITFLTEGEWRRLGADGFLQRTGQQFHWRNEGYRSFDDFLATLASRKRKQLRKERAEAQAAVEIFSVTGREITEAYWDAFYAFYMDTGSRKWGRPYLNRRFFSLLGATMADRCLLVFARRAGELVAGALHLIGGDCLYGRYWGATEHHPSLHFELCYHQAIDYAIAHGLARAEAGAQGEHKLARGYLPETTYSLHWLADPRLESAVARYLAEERGEVAEINALLRDHAPFKKDG
- the trmFO gene encoding methylenetetrahydrofolate--tRNA-(uracil(54)-C(5))-methyltransferase (FADH(2)-oxidizing) TrmFO, which codes for MTTIKPIHVIGGGLAGSEAAWQIAEAGVPVVLHEMRPTRMTDAHKTEGLAELVCSNSFRSDEWETNAVGLLHAEMRRLGSLILKAGDLHKLPAGGALAVDRDGFSAEVTERLGTHPLVSIERGEVAGLPPGEWDSVIVATGPLTSPALSDAVQKLTGEGELAFFDAIAPVIHLDSIDQSIAWRQSRYDKAGPGGTGADYLNCPMSKEEYEAFIDALIAAEKTSFKDWEASTPYFDGCLPVEVMAERGRDTLRFGPMKPVGLTDPRTGRRPHAVVQLRQDNAHGTLWNMVGFQTKMKHAEQVRVLRMIPGLADAEFARLGGLHRNTFLNSPKLMDGALRLKAEPRLRFAGQITGVEGYVESAAIGLLAGRFAAQECKGEPVGPPPPTTALGALLAHITGGHIESGAGSFQPMNINYGLLPPLDETPTAGADGRRLKGKERGQQKKRLMSRRALADLDQWLAEREPAEA
- the cydB gene encoding cytochrome d ubiquinol oxidase subunit II, translated to MEGLAYWLPLVWVVVLGVAVALYVVLDGFDLGIGILFPANPEESHRDQMMNSVAPFWDGNETWLVLGGGGLLVAFPLAYSIIMPGVYLPVLIMLLALVFRGVAFEFRWVAKPRHQIWDLAFAGGSITAAFMQGIILGHILEGIMVVDNAFAGGTFDWLTPFALLTGVAVVAGYALLGATWLVMKTDGEVQARAREHAKWLLPVVLAALAIVSVWTPLAIPRIFERWFTLPNFFWLVPVPLLTAYAAWRCWSGLHKSEDTTPFVATIALFLLGFIGLAVSNLPYIVPPTLDVWQAAAHPSSQLFMLVGVLILLPIILAYTVFVYYTFRGKVRHGEGYH